CGCAACATCGACGAGTTCTACGACGCCTTCGATGTCAGCGAGTCCGATGCACTGTGGCTCGACCCGAAAGACCGCGTCACCATTTGGTAGAGATCACCCGAGCCCGAGAGCGCAGGGAGCGTCTTCGCACCCCCCGCGCCCCGCAGCATGCCGGCACCGGGGAGCACGAGAACTTCTCCGCCACGTTTGCCGCGCTCGGGCGGCTCGCGTACGAAGGCGCACGAGTATCGGCGAGTGCCGTGGACCTCGCCAGCGGCAAGACTCTTCTCGCCATCGACGATCGCATCGTGCTTCCCACGGCGAGCATCGGCAAGATCCTTCTGCTCATCGAGGTGTCGGCGCGCATCACCCGTCGGGAGTTCTCCGGCTACGGCATTCTCGACAAGACCCCACCCGATGCGGTGGGCGATTCGGGTATTTGGCAGCACCTCCAGGCGCCGTCTCTTCCCATTGCGGACCTCGCTTCGCTCGTGGCATCGACAAGCGACAACCTCGCGACCAATGTGCTCCTGCGGGAGGTTGGTCTCGCGGCCGTCCGGTCGCGCACCGAGTCCCTCGGTCTCATGCGCACGGCGCTCCTCGATCTCGTGCGTGACAGCCGAGGGCCGGATGACGCGCCCCAACTCTCGG
This genomic window from Antiquaquibacter oligotrophicus contains:
- a CDS encoding serine hydrolase, which produces MVEITRARERRERLRTPRAPQHAGTGEHENFSATFAALGRLAYEGARVSASAVDLASGKTLLAIDDRIVLPTASIGKILLLIEVSARITRREFSGYGILDKTPPDAVGDSGIWQHLQAPSLPIADLASLVASTSDNLATNVLLREVGLAAVRSRTESLGLMRTALLDLVRDSRGPDDAPQLSVGSTTELTWLFGALARNEVVDALTSQRVLGWLSLNCDLSMVASAFGLDPLAHRGADHSTLLVNKTGTDAGVRAEAGAVRGSSRSVAYAVSIQFNDDSLAARLRVLEGMRTVGTDLLEYIHQ